From one Anopheles cruzii chromosome 3, idAnoCruzAS_RS32_06, whole genome shotgun sequence genomic stretch:
- the LOC128270232 gene encoding odorant receptor 65a-like — translation MEKLWRKINPPELPDKMFLRQNFDQLRFFNIYRGASKAPFGQQFRFYALEVFLALQFFPIAYDLTTVLDDIALIGDDLCVLTGVVMVLMKRWHCRSIVDQLDDCVQKFDEYYAHYRSRGAEFAEAIRRETLPDRILAFMSHVLGGAMCVFFVMRELLSDGESHILRAKFPFNTDTTVGHMVVFASQAFLLCHSVVSTVLIEDFSTELLSQLSVLFVLLRMEFEQVAKGYPLPRDQLLHYDEAIAARIKQLIVQHQKLLSFADRVKELYETNIMGQFVASSIIICMTAFEVMFAKGQMILICRFGAYMAISFHQIFAWCFFGDRMTHMSTSIHEGIFACNWIGLDNGLKKDLGFAMMRAQQPYVINVYGMFPLTFAMFIAISSRAYSVMTLMQSMIE, via the exons ATGGAAAAGCTGTGGCGTAAGATTAACCCTCCCGAGTTACCGGACAAGATGTTTCTGAGGCAAAATTTCGACCAGTTGCG CTTTTTCAATATCTACAGAGGAGCATCGAAAGCACCTTTCGGTCAGCAATTCCGCTTCTATGCACTGGAAGTGTTTCTGGCGCTGCAATTCTTTCCAATCGCTTACGATTTGACGACGGTGCTCGATGACATCGCGCTTATCGGGGACGATCTGTGCGTCCTGACCGGCGTAGTAATGGTTCTGATGAAGCGCTGGCACTGCAGAAGTATCGTCGACCAGTTGGATGATTGCGTGCAGAAATTCGACGAGTACTACGCACATTACCGGAGTCGGGGCGCCGAGTTTGCCGAGGCAATACGTCGTGAAACGCTGCCCGATCGGATCCTCGCCTTCATGTCTCATGTATTGGGTGGAGcgatgtgtgttttctttgtcaTGCGA GAACTGCTCTCCGATGGAGAATCGCACATTCTGAGGGCAAAGTTTCCGTTCAATACGGACACAACCGTTGGCCACATGGTCGTGTTTGCGAGCCAAGCGTTCCTGCTCTGCCACTCGGTGGTGTCCACAGTCTTGATCGAAGATTTTAGTACAGAGCTGTTAAGCCAACTGTCGGTGCTATTTGTACTGTTGCGCATGGAGTTCGAACAGGTCGCCAAAGGATATCCACTGCCGCGTGATCAGCTCCTGCACTACGATGAGGCCATCGCTGCCCGCATAAAGCAGCTCATCGTACAACATCAGAAGTTGTTAAG CTTCGCAGATCGTGTTAAGGAACTGTACGAAACGAACATTATGGGACAGTTCGTAGCCAGTTCGATTATCATCTGCATGACCGCGTTCGAAGTGATGTTTGCCAAGGGCCAAATGATTCTTATTTGCCGCTTCGGAGCGTACATGGCCATCAGTTTTCATCAAATCTTCGCTTGGTGCTTCTTTGGCGATCGTATGACGCACATG AGCACCAGTATTCACGAAGGCATTTTTGCCTGCAACTGGATCGGGCTGGACAATGGGCTGAAGAAGGACCTCGGCTTTGCGATGATGCGCGCCCAGCAGCCGTATGTCATAAACGTTTACGGAATGTTTCCGCTAACGTTCGCCATGTTCATTGCG ATATCGTCGCGGGCCTACTCCGTGATGACGCTTATGCAATCAATGATTGAGTGA